From Amycolatopsis sp. YIM 10, the proteins below share one genomic window:
- a CDS encoding DUF4383 domain-containing protein: MPERHGFALRLVVLLVGIAYLALGVLGIFVPGNFGSTGGGPFTSHQPQYTLWIFSVGPLLNIMRIGIGVLALIAARGDRGATIFSLAAAVWLAGVSAYSVLVMITGTGDRLNLNWASVVLHLVTMVVTATVGFLGMRRKSHVRS, encoded by the coding sequence ATGCCCGAACGTCACGGATTCGCCCTCCGGCTGGTCGTGTTGCTAGTCGGCATCGCCTATCTCGCGCTGGGAGTGCTCGGCATCTTCGTGCCGGGCAACTTCGGCTCGACCGGGGGCGGCCCGTTCACCAGCCACCAGCCCCAGTACACCCTGTGGATCTTCAGCGTCGGCCCGCTGCTCAACATCATGCGCATCGGCATCGGCGTGCTCGCCCTGATCGCGGCCCGCGGCGACCGGGGAGCGACGATCTTCTCCCTCGCCGCCGCCGTCTGGCTGGCCGGGGTCAGCGCCTACAGCGTTCTGGTGATGATCACCGGCACCGGCGACCGGCTGAACCTCAACTGGGCCAGCGTGGTCCTGCACCTGGTCACCATGGTGGTCACCGCGACGGTCGGTTTCCTGGGCATGCGCCGGAAAAGCCACGTCCGGTCCTAG
- a CDS encoding TetR/AcrR family transcriptional regulator, whose protein sequence is MSGVVMGASSGPGRPGAGARPVPAEAEILRRGMEAFAELGYDRTSARELARRLGVSHNFINDRYGSKASFWRAVVDSALEGDQWERERLLEAELDDAARVRALIAHFYQAAVEAPLLGRLLADEFGRESERLDYLYEKYVAPTLWPLVPAVERLMAAGRTPTVPVDVLFFAVISPVAGLVQLPLAQRLGRARPGTRESRERTARELADLISDGLLGRA, encoded by the coding sequence ATGTCCGGCGTGGTCATGGGTGCTTCCTCCGGCCCGGGGCGGCCGGGGGCGGGTGCGCGCCCGGTGCCCGCCGAGGCCGAAATCCTTCGACGGGGGATGGAGGCGTTCGCCGAACTCGGCTACGACCGGACTTCGGCGAGGGAACTGGCGAGACGGCTCGGCGTCAGCCACAACTTCATCAACGACCGCTACGGGTCCAAGGCCAGTTTCTGGCGGGCGGTGGTGGATTCGGCGCTCGAAGGCGACCAGTGGGAACGGGAGCGGTTGCTCGAAGCCGAACTGGACGACGCCGCGCGGGTTCGCGCATTGATCGCCCACTTCTACCAGGCCGCCGTCGAAGCGCCGCTGCTCGGCCGCCTGCTGGCCGACGAGTTCGGCCGCGAGTCCGAGCGGCTGGACTACCTGTACGAGAAGTACGTGGCGCCGACGCTGTGGCCGCTGGTCCCGGCCGTCGAACGGCTCATGGCGGCGGGCCGCACGCCCACCGTGCCGGTGGACGTGCTCTTCTTCGCGGTGATCAGCCCGGTGGCCGGCCTGGTGCAGCTGCCGCTCGCCCAGCGCCTCGGCCGGGCGCGGCCGGGCACCAGGGAAAGCCGGGAACGCACCGCGCGGGAGCTCGCGGACCTGATCAGCGACGGGCTGCTCGGGCGCGCTTAG
- a CDS encoding SDR family oxidoreductase: MTTPDIPVPDLTGKLAVVTGASDGVGLALAARLAGAGAEVVMPVRNPRKGEAALAKIRREHPGAEVSLRDLDLSSLASVAALADRLTEEGRPIHLLVNNAGVMTPPERQTTKDGFELQFGTNHLGHFALVGRLLPLLRAGRARITSQISVAAGRHAINWATSSGNAGTTATGPTASRRSRSACSASNSTAAAGTAGGASRAISPIPG; the protein is encoded by the coding sequence ATGACCACGCCGGACATCCCGGTTCCCGACCTCACGGGCAAGCTCGCAGTGGTCACCGGCGCGAGTGACGGCGTCGGCCTCGCACTGGCGGCCCGGCTCGCCGGCGCGGGCGCGGAGGTTGTCATGCCGGTCCGCAACCCGCGCAAGGGCGAGGCCGCGCTCGCGAAGATCCGCCGGGAGCACCCCGGGGCCGAGGTCTCCCTGCGCGACCTCGACCTGTCCTCACTGGCGTCCGTCGCCGCGCTGGCCGACCGGCTCACCGAGGAGGGACGGCCGATCCACCTGCTGGTGAACAACGCCGGGGTGATGACGCCACCCGAGCGGCAGACCACAAAGGACGGTTTCGAGCTGCAGTTCGGCACCAACCACCTCGGGCACTTCGCCCTGGTGGGCCGACTGCTCCCGCTCCTGCGCGCCGGCCGGGCCCGGATCACCTCGCAGATCAGCGTCGCGGCCGGCCGGCACGCGATCAACTGGGCGACCTCCAGTGGGAACGCGGGTACAACGGCAACCGGGCCTACAGCCAGTCGAAGATCGCGTTCGGCCTGTTCGGCCTCGAACTCGACCGCCGCGGCCGGGACGGCGGGTGGGGCATCACGAGCAATCTCTCCCATCCCGGGGTGA
- the eno gene encoding phosphopyruvate hydratase, with protein MTAIARVRGREVLDSRGNPTVEVDVELADGSLGRAMVPSGASTGTKEAVELRDGDKSRFHGKGVRKAIEAVNTEIAEALVGLDAEAQAEVDRALITLDGTANKARIGANATLGASLAVAKAAANASGLPLYRYVGGVFAHLLPMPMMNIINGGAHADNPIDFQEFMIGPLGAETFAEAVRMGSEVFHTLRKSLHEAGHGTNVGDEGGFAPNIDSADEALEFVLRAIEQSGYTPGEDIALLLDPAASEFYTGEVYDYTGEGRKRSVEEHVAYLADLTARYPIVSIEDGVAQDDFTGWKDLTDTIGDRVQLVGDDVFCTNVKLLEDGIERGIGNSILVKVNQIGTLTETLTTVETAHKAGYSVVMSHRSGETEDTTIADLAVATNCGQIKTGSLSRSDRTAKYNQLIRIEEELGAEARYAGAQTLRGRR; from the coding sequence ATGACCGCTATCGCTCGCGTCAGGGGCCGTGAAGTTCTCGACAGCCGCGGCAATCCGACGGTCGAAGTCGACGTCGAACTCGCGGACGGTTCGCTCGGCCGGGCCATGGTTCCCTCGGGCGCCTCCACCGGCACCAAGGAAGCCGTCGAACTCCGGGACGGGGACAAGTCCCGGTTCCACGGCAAGGGCGTGCGCAAGGCGATCGAAGCGGTCAACACCGAGATCGCCGAAGCACTCGTCGGACTCGACGCCGAGGCGCAGGCCGAGGTCGACCGCGCGCTGATCACGCTGGACGGCACCGCGAACAAGGCCAGGATCGGTGCCAACGCCACGCTCGGCGCCTCGCTCGCGGTGGCCAAGGCCGCCGCGAACGCCAGCGGGCTGCCGCTGTACCGGTACGTCGGCGGGGTGTTCGCGCACCTGCTGCCGATGCCGATGATGAACATCATCAACGGCGGCGCGCACGCGGACAACCCGATCGACTTCCAGGAGTTCATGATCGGCCCGCTCGGCGCGGAGACCTTCGCCGAGGCCGTCCGGATGGGCTCGGAGGTGTTCCACACCCTGCGCAAGTCGCTGCACGAAGCCGGGCACGGCACCAACGTCGGCGACGAGGGCGGCTTCGCGCCGAACATCGACTCGGCCGACGAAGCGCTGGAGTTCGTGCTGCGCGCGATCGAGCAGTCCGGCTACACGCCCGGCGAGGACATCGCGCTGCTGCTGGACCCGGCCGCGTCGGAGTTCTACACCGGCGAGGTCTACGACTACACCGGCGAGGGCCGCAAGCGCAGCGTCGAGGAGCACGTGGCCTACCTCGCCGACCTCACCGCCCGCTACCCCATCGTGTCCATTGAGGACGGTGTGGCCCAGGACGACTTCACCGGCTGGAAGGACCTCACCGACACCATCGGCGACCGCGTCCAGCTCGTCGGCGACGATGTGTTCTGCACCAACGTGAAGCTGCTCGAAGACGGCATCGAGCGCGGCATCGGGAACTCGATCCTGGTCAAGGTCAACCAGATCGGCACCCTCACCGAAACCCTGACCACGGTGGAAACCGCGCACAAGGCCGGGTACTCCGTGGTGATGTCCCACCGTTCCGGCGAAACCGAGGACACCACCATCGCCGATCTCGCCGTGGCCACCAACTGCGGCCAGATCAAGACCGGGTCGCTCTCGCGCTCCGACCGCACCGCCAAGTACAACCAGCTCATCCGGATCGAAGAGGAACTCGGCGCCGAAGCCCGCTACGCCGGAGCCCAGACCCTCCGCGGCCGTCGCTGA